From Debaryomyces hansenii CBS767 chromosome C complete sequence, a single genomic window includes:
- a CDS encoding DEHA2C10648p (similar to uniprot|Q12466 Saccharomyces cerevisiae YOR086C TCB1 Contains three calcium and lipid binding domains or uniprot|P48231 Saccharomyces cerevisiae YNL087W TCB2 Bud-specific protein with a potential role in membrane trafficking), with translation MDAQNGGSANPDEMLQPPEQVEVEQPAPKKDEDIQRDVEKRTEAKMGKTSEVTTTTIDLTPSEDLDLSNITDKPPPRQSVEPTYRGWKEVGTYEEQDALTEEDEATDLLAHSSFFDTYLPAAAYGDWYHNVAFLILGGTLSWIVGWFRFTLAPVFFIMVVFAILYRSSIKKYRTLLREEAQREFSIKSIEDDYETLDWLNVFMEKFWYFLEPSVSQIVCEQVNPILASSPAPAFIKSLWLDSFTAGTKPPRIDCVKTLPGTDSDVVVMDWGCSFTPNALADANNKQLKNRVNQKVIVKANLFGIDIPVAVSDVSFKVFLRVRLRMMSSFPHVETANVSLLEVPQFDFNCKPFGDSIFNWEVLAMPGLLPFIHQMIKKYAGPMVFSPLSFQLNVQQLLAGNGLDSAIGILAISAHSARGLKGFNYLGNTLDPYLTFGFQKKVLAQTSVKDNTSRPVWDETVYIPVKSLSEPLSIAVIDFNDIRKDKQVGTIQFDLEALRENPEQPNLSGAFVRNNKPVGELQFGMHFMPTLEPEQQADGAIVPPPDLNTGIARIEVSGARHLKTKEKAASTYVELYYNKDLLVTTPVAKKTNDPAWNASYEKIVDNRAKSKIKVVVKNDKSKKTLGNVFITLNELIDATQVQESWFPLSNGGEVHISASWKSVALTGASGAGGYTPPKGVVRISIDRAEDIRNLERIGKVDPYARVMVNGFQRCRTAAADSTLNPTWNEIHYVTVSSANQKLTLEVMDVESRSPDRTLGSFDVKLNEIVSKNEKGEYIEYVDNEKRESKLIHKKGPKGTLTYSLSFYPTLPVMSLEDIKEEEADAEEARKEAEEKAAKSAGEDEKTKVEEADVEEKNADDSESDNREDEEEESIRASKLRLSLDELVEYKSGVFIYEVIEGNVNKDGIYLQIFFDNHGYHDYRTQKLLRKDKQIGTTGDVVIKELDESQAYFRLTKNKEDNRAEKVLAELNIPTLELLKNAYNAPYTVNVDGASSGSFKIQCSWIPVIYQTAIPPQDSHNNSGVVSIEVSNAENLISADRNGKSDPYVALYLNTDKDSFFKTKKIKRTLEPVWKETGSTKVANMYDSVVKVVCNDWDIGPEKDDLLGVGYINLSEIYENNGETTEFTCPLTTEEGGDGGTVYLKGSFRPEFVLNVFSSDSSNIGDAFGTVGKGVGGVGKGLGKGVGGVGKGVGKGVGGVGKVFKKGLHLGKSEDA, from the exons atgGACGCTCAAAATGGGGGATCCGCAAAT CCAGATGAAATGCTTCAGCCTCCAGAACAGGTTGAAGTTGAACAACCTGCACCAAAAAAAGATGAGGACATACAACGGGATGTAGAGAAAAGGACTGAAGCCAAGATGGGAAAAACTTCAGAGGTTACTACTACGACCATCGATTTGACGCCGAGTGAAGATTTGgatctttcaaatatcACGGATAAGCCTCCACCAAGACAATCAGTTGAACCTACTTACAGAGGGTGGAAAGAAGTTGGTACTTATGAAGAACAAGATGCTTTGACGGAGGAAGATGAGGCAACCGATTTGTTAGCGCACAGTTCGTTTTTTGATACGTACTTGCCGGCTGCTGCATATGGTGACTGGTACCACAATGTTGCATTTTTGATACTTGGTGGTACCTTGTCGTGGATTGTGGGATGGTTCAGATTCACGCTTGCGCCtgttttcttcatcatggttgtttttgcaattttgtATCGTAGTTCTATTAAGAAATATAGAACGCTCTTGAGAGAAGAAGCGCAAAGAGAGTTTTCgatcaaatcaattgagGATGATTATGAAACCTTGGACTGGCTTAACGTCTTTATGGAAAAATTCTGGTACTTTTTGGAACCATCTGTTTCCCAAATTGTCTGCGAACAAGTTAATCCAATTTTGGCGTCGTCGCCTGCGCCAGCTTTTATTAAGTCTTTATGGCTTGATAGTTTCACAGCTGGTACCAAACCTCCACGTATTGATTGTGTTAAGACTTTGCCAGGTACTGATAGTGATGTTGTTGTCATGGATTGGGGCTGTTCGTTTACTCCTAACGCGTTAGCTGATGCTAACAATaaacaattaaagaatAGAGTCAATCAAAAAGTTATTGTTAAAGctaatttatttggtaTTGATATTCCAGTGGCTGTTTCTGATGTTTCATTTAAGGTGTTCCTTAGAGTAAGATTAAGAATGATGTCTTCGTTTCCTCACGTTGAAACCGCtaatgtttctttattagaGGTACCACAGTTTGACTTCAACTGTAAGCCTTTCGGTGACAGTATCTTCAATTGGGAAGTTTTAGCCATGCCAGGCTTATTGCCATTTATCCATCAGATGATTAAGAAGTATGCTGGTCCTATGGTTTTTTCTCCATTATCATTCCAATTAAATGTTCAACAGTTGTTAGCTGGTAATGGGTTAGATTCTGCTATTGGTATTTTAGCCATTTCAGCTCATTCTGCTAGAGGATTAAAGGGCTTCAATTATCTTGGTAATACTTTAGATCCATACTTAACATTTGGATTCCAAAAGAAAGTGTTGGCCCAGACCTCAGTTAAGGATAACACATCCAGACCTGTATGGGACGAAACGGTTTATATTCCAGTTAAGTCTCTCTCAGAACCTTTATCTATTGCAGTTATTGACTTTAACGATATTAGAAAGGATAAGCAAGTTGGTACTATCCAATTTGATTTAGAAGCTTTGCGTGAGAACCCTGAACAACCTAATCTTTCAGGTGCTTTCGTTAGGAATAACAAGCCTGTTGGTGAATTACAATTCGGTATGCACTTCATGCCTACACTCGAACCTGAACAACAAGCCGATGGTGCAATTGTTCCACCTCCTGACTTGAATACTGGTATTGcaagaattgaagtttCTGGTGCAAGACATTTGAAGACTAAAGAAAAGGCTGCATCTACTTACGTTGAATTGTACTATAATAAGGACTTGTTGGTTACGACTCCTGTTGCAAAGAAAACTAACGATCCAGCATGGAATGCATCCTATGAAAAGATTGTTGATAACCGTGCTAAGTCTAAGATCAAGGTTGTCGTGAAGAATGATAAATCTAAGAAGACTTTAGGAAATGTTTTCATTACATTGAATGAACTTATTGACGCAACGCAAGTTCAAGAGTCATGGTTCCCATTATCGAATGGGGGTGAAGTTCATATTCTGGCATCTTGGAAGTCTGTTGCTTTGACAGGTGCTAGTGGGGCTGGTGGTTACACTCCTCCAAAGGGTGTTGTCAGAATTAGTATTGACAGAGCTGAAGATATACGTAACTTAGAAAGAATTGGTAAGGTTGATCCATACGCTAGGGTCATGGTTAATGGTTTCCAAAGATGTAGAACAGCTGCTGCTGATTCCACATTGAATCCAACTTGGAATGAAATTCATTACGTTACTGTTTCGTCTGCAAATCAGAAATTGACTCTCGAGGTCATGGATGTTGAATCTCGTTCTCCTGATCGTACTTTGGGATCTTTCGATgttaaattgaatgaaattgtcagtaaaaatgaaaaggGTGAATACATCGAATatgttgataatgaaaagagagaatctaaattaattcataaaaAAGGTCCTAAGGGCACTCTTACTTACTCCTTATCTTTCTACCCAACCTTACCTGTAATGTCTTTAGAGGATATTAAGGAGGAGGAAGCGGATGCTGAAGAAGCTAGAAAAGAAGCTGAAGAAAAGGCCGCTAAGAGTGCTGGTGAGGATGAAAAGACTAAGGTTGAAGAAGCAGACGTGGAAGAAAAGAATGCCGATGACAGCGAGTCCGATAATAgagaagacgaagaagaagaaagtaTTAGGGCCTCGAAGTTAAGATTATCTCTAGACGAGTTAGTTGAATATAAGAGCGGTGTCTTCATCTATGAGGTTATTGAAGGGAATGTTAACAAAGATGGCATTTACTTGCAAATCTTTTTCGACAATCATGGCTACCACGATTACCGTACTCAAAAATTACTTAGGAAAGACAAGCAGATTGGTACTACTGGTGATGTCGTTATTAAGGAATTAGATGAGTCTCAAGCTTATTTCAGATTAACTAAAAATAAGGAGGACAATAGGGCCGAAAAGGTACTTGCGGAACTTAATATCCCTACTTTGGAATTGTTAAAGAACGCATATAATGCGCCATACACTGTTAATGTTGATGGTGCTTCAAGCGGCTCTTTCAAGATTCAATGTTCTTGGATTCCAGTTATATACCAAACTGCAATTCCACCACAAGATTCTCATAACAACTCAGGTGTTGTTAGCATTGAGGTCTCCAATGCCGAGAATTTGATTTCGGCCGATAGAAACGGTAAGTCAGACCCATACGTCGCCTTATACTTGAACACTGATAAAGATAGTTTCTTCAAGACTAAGAAGATCAAGAGAACCCTCGAGCCAGTCTGGAAAGAAACCGGTAGTACTAAGGTCGCTAATATGTACGATTCCGTCGTCAAGGTTGTTTGTAATGATTGGGATATTGGTCCTGAAAAGGATGATCTCTTGGGTGTTGGCTACATCAACTTATCCGAAATCTACGAAAACAATGGCGAGACTACCGAATTTACATGTCCTTTGACTACCGAAGAAGGTGGTGATGGTGGTACTGTTTACCTTAAGGGTTCTTTCAGACCAGAATTTGTGTTGAATGTTTTTTCATCTGATTCTTCGAACATCGGTGACGCCTTTGGCACCGTTGGTAAAGGTGTAGGTGGTGTTGGTAAAGGCCTTGGTAAGGGTGTAGGTGGTGTCGGAAAGGGTGTCGGAAAGGGTGTTGGTGGTGTCGGTAAAGTCTTCAAGAAAGGGTTACATTTAGGTAAATCTGAAGATGCTTAA
- a CDS encoding DEHA2C10626p (some similarities with CA4868|IPF4078 Candida albicans), with amino-acid sequence MAPNIRLKGPKSSGSKVTFSTECHIYNGQQIQKFNLSIRLPSQVLGSLAYPFTNQKETGGTKNQPKTNTDENIKHEDENSNSDSDLSSLDWELNKALSSSNTIPSSEITYKAASTSQGTQDITKNDTKEADDRSEGYRTIPKNLISIIKKELGDLEDTDDDLGMIEKMVFTLKDPLSASKIGLPVKSNLCQHFECFDFENFCIFNKIPTGVKNLIKKDLAKRNLDLKKSEKSSKLNQPGHVKFDGHATNTNASFIHFPSFSPSIKSYKHQFAQPKVPAYKCPVCNVSFALNQLYISDVFNFFVKTTPKHIDRIELMDMVKYKIIDDSKANWANTKSHVSHEPEELVILSDDDDDDDSTAAQHAIHNDEHTQVDPQIPESTDDVFNDGLDNELLRLSNLHEHATDSYKGRGSWEDPVTLD; translated from the coding sequence ATGGCACCTAATATACGATTAAAAGGACCCAAATCATCAGGAAGTAAAGTGACTTTTTCGACTGAGTGTCATATTTATAATGGgcaacaaattcaaaagttCAATTTACTGATACGGCTTCCGTCACAAGTACTCGGTTCGTTAGCTTATCCATTTACTAATCAGAAAGAAACTGGTGGCACCAAGAACCAACCCAAAACCAATACTGATGAGAATATAAAGCATGAAGATGAGAACAGTAATAGTGATAGTGATCTCTCTTCGTTAGATTGGGAATTAAATAAGGCACTTTCATCGTCGAATACCATTCCCTCGAGCGAGATAACATACAAGGCCGCATCTACGAGTCAAGGAACACAAGACATAACTAAAAATGATACAAAAGAGGCGGACGATAGGTCTGAGGGTTATCGAACAATACCCAAGAATCTTATATcgataataaagaaagagCTCGGGGACTTGGAAGACACGGACGATGATTTGGGTATGATCGAAAAGATGGTGTTTACGTTGAAAGACCCCCTATCTGCCAGCAAGATTGGTTTACCGGTGAAATCAAACTTGTGCCAGCATTTCGAATGTTTTGATTTCGAAaatttttgcatttttaaTAAGATCCCTACGGGGGTGAAAAACTTGATCAAAAAGGATCTAGCGAAACGAAATTTGGACTTGAAAAAATCCGAAAAGCTGTCCAAGTTGAACCAGCCTGGCCATGTCAAGTTCGACGGCCACGCTACCAACACCAATGCGTCGTTCATACATTTCCCGTCATTTTCCCCGTCCATAAAAAGCTACAAGCACCAGTTTGCTCAACCCAAAGTCCCCGCCTACAAATGCCCCGTCTGCAATGTCAGCTTTGCATTAAACCAGTTGTATATTAGTGAcgtattcaattttttcgtCAAAACGACCCCCAAGCATATCGACCGTATTGAGCTTATGGACATGGTCAAGTACAAAATAATCGACGATTCCAAAGCCAATTGGGCCAACACCAAGTCCCACGTCTCACATGAGCCTGAAGAACTTGTAATACTATCtgacgacgacgacgatgaCGACTCTACTGCTGCACAACACGCTATCCACAATGACGAACACACCCAAGTCGATCCCCAAATCCCAGAATCCACCGATGATGTCTTCAACGATGGCTTGGATAACGAATTATTGCGTTTATCCAATCTACACGAGCATGCAACAGATAGCTACAAGGGGAGAGGCAGTTGGGAGGATCCTGTAACTTTAGATTAG
- a CDS encoding DEHA2C10670p (highly similar to uniprot|P10964 Saccharomyces cerevisiae YOR341W RPA190 RNA polymerase I subunit), with translation MDISKPVGSEITSVDFGVLSADEIRRLSAKQITNPTVFDNLGHPISSGLYDLALGAFLRNLCTTCGLDEKFCPGHQGHIELPVPVYNPLFFNQLYIFLRSSCLYCHNFRYNSLEVHRYECKLRLIQYGLLLECIELDNMLMKGAENNDDDDDDEDGSSSKNADPRAKKELRERRELFVDTAIAKAISEGRSSQFGVITASVGEERKATIHEFYKKLLSRPKCDNCGMYSATFRKDGFTKIFENALKDKQVTNNRVKGLKRPDVLKTGSSANNDSNQTNENIPSIKHKGGSKYVLSTEIRNILRSVFQKEQRIIQKLFHSRPHHNEHVTSDVFFIQALIVPPTRFRLPSKLGDEIHENSQNELLSNILKTSLLIRDLNDQISSLQKGKLSIDERKIIFNRLMNSFVTVQNDVNAFIDSSKNQNAPAGKIPNPGIKQALEKKEGLFRKHMMGKRVNYAARSVISPDPMLETNEIGVPPVFAKKLTYPEPVTSYNASELRQAVINGPDKWPGAIQIQNEDGSLISLIGMTLEQRKTLANQLLTPSNGETVINKKVYRHIKNKDVVIMNRQPTLHKASMMGHKVRVLPGEKTLRLHYANTGAYNADFDGDEMNMHFPQNENAKAEALNLANTDSQYLTPTSGSPLRGLIQDHISAGVWLTSKDAFFTRETYQQLIYGCIRPEDGHTTNSRIITVPPTIFKPQPLWTGKQVITTILLNIKPDNVPGVNLRSKNKIKNEYWGEGSTENEVIFKNGELLCGILDKSQYGASQFGIVHSLHEVYGPTVAGKALSVLGRLFTNYIMMTAFTCGMDDLRLTSDGNKWRRDILKQSVDIGRATAAEVTNLEKDTANNDKELLRRLEEILRDDNKLGILDAVTQSKVNTITSQVVSKCVPGGTMKRFPYNSMQAMALSGAKGSNVNVSQIMCLLGQQALEGRRVPVMVSGKTLPSFKPFETDARAGGYIKGRFYSGIRPQEYYFHCMAGREGLIDTAVKTSRSGYLQRCLTKQLEGVHVSYDNSVRDGDGTLIQFLYGGDAIDTTKQSHMNEFKFCMENYDALLAKYNPGEFSNHLDTESALSYAKKVRKNMKKQKKFPHYEQTNKYDPVLSVYNPSKYLGAVSETFQDKLDDFVSENPSLFSSKDKKSDSPSLSEKKFRALMQLKYMRSVINPGESVGIIASQSIGEPSTQMTLNTFHFAGHGAANVTLGIPRMREIIMTASAAIKTPQMTLPILDDVTDSQADSFCKSAAKVVLSEFIDKILVTESTGSSGSGDSSRSYTINMRFYSRKEYEQEYDITQQHLETVVTDKFLDALEAQVVKEVKKQRKPDALPTVGAAVPKSQTDLAISSGTSIPTENEDGSASDEKHSNSKQAVSYEEPDDDEIETMKKAEETSDEDMEDSSSSDDSSDEESDEEMKPEEVTRREPKTLSRSAKDRQSEVISSHNLISKFNFDDDNGEWCEFKLDLSGDSQKLLMVNIVEEICRKVVVREISRIGRCLHPQPEVGGKRILTTEGVNFQAMWDQDDFINVNSISSNDIAAVLRTYGVEAARNTIVNEVQNVFDRYAIAVSSRHLDLIGDMMTREGTYLAFNRQGIDSSTSAFMKMSYETTCQFLTKAVLDGEREDLESPSARIVMGKLSNVGTGSFDVLARMPKC, from the coding sequence ATGGATATCTCTAAGCCTGTTGGTTCTGAAATTACATCTGTTGATTTCGGTGTATTGTCTGCCGATGAAATCAGAAGACTATCAGCAAAACAAATTACCAATCCAACAGTTTTTGATAACTTGGGACACCCAATTAGCAGTGGTCTTTATGATTTAGCATTAGGTGCATTTCTTAGAAACTTATGTACTACGTGTGGATTAGATGAGAAGTTCTGTCCTGGACATCAAGGACATATTGAATTGCCAGTACCAGTTTATAATCCTttattcttcaatcaaCTATACATATTCTTAAGATCGAGTTGTCTCTATTGTCACAATTTCAGATACAACTCATTGGAAGTACATCGCTATGAATGTAAGTTACGTTTAATTCAATACGGATTGTTGCTCGAATGTATTGAATTAGATAACATGTTAATGAAGGGAGCcgaaaataatgatgatgatgacgacgatgaagatggtTCGTCATCTAAGAATGCGGATCCAAGAGCTAAAAAGGAATTGCGTGAACGTCGTGAATTGTTTGTCGACACCGCTATTGCTAAGGCCATTAGCGAAGGTAGAAGTAGTCAATTTGGTGTCATTACTGCTTCCGTTGgtgaagaaagaaaggCTACAATCCATGAATTCTATAAAAAGTTATTGAGTAGACCAAAATGTGATAATTGTGGTATGTACTCTGCAACTTTCAGAAAAGATGGTTTCACCAAGATCTTCGAGAACGCATTAAAGGATAAGCAAGTTACCAACAATAGAGTTAAAGGTTTGAAGCGTCCTGATGTATTAAAAACCGGTTCTTCTGCTAATAACGATAGTAATCAAACCAATGAAAACATTCCAAGCATCAAGCATAAGGGAGGATCTAAATATGTTTTGTCAACAGAAATCAGAAACATTTTAAGATCGGTTTTCCAAAAAGAGCAAcgaattattcaaaagcTTTTTCACTCTAGACCTCATCACAATGAACATGTGACTTCTGAtgttttcttcattcaagCATTAATTGTTCCTCCAACTAGATTCAGATTGCCTTCTAAATTAGGAGATGAAATTCATGAAAACTCCCagaatgaattattatcaaacaTTTTGAAGACATCCTTGTTGATTAGAGATTTAAACGATCAAATTTCCAGCTTACAAAAAGGAAAGTTGTCTATTgatgaaagaaaaattattttcaacagGTTGATGAATTCCTTCGTTACCGTTCAAAATGATGTTAACGCTTTTATTGACTCTAGTAAAAATCAAAATGCTCCAGCAGGAAAGATTCCAAACCCTGGTATTAAGCAAGCATtggaaaagaaagaaggtTTATTCAGAAAGCATATGATGGGTAAGAGAGTTAATTACGCTGCTCGTTCAGTTATTTCTCCTGATCCAATGTTAGAAACCAATGAGATTGGTGTTCCTCCTGTTTTTGCTAAGAAATTGACTTACCCAGAACCTGTCACTTCATATAATGCATCAGAATTAAGACAAGCTGTCATCAATGGTCCAGATAAATGGCCAGGTGcgattcaaattcaaaatgagGATGGCTCcttaatttctttgattggTATGACCTTAGAACAACGTAAGACTTTGGctaatcaattattgacCCCTTCTAATGGTGAGACAGTTATTAATAAGAAAGTTTACAGGCATATTAAGAACAAGGACGTTGTTATCATGAACCGTCAACCTACTTTACATAAAGCTTCTATGATGGGTCATAAAGTCAGAGTATTGCCAGGTGAGAAAACATTACGTTTACATTATGCAAACACTGGTGCTTATAATGCTGATTTCGATGGTGATGAAATGAACATGCATTTCCCACAAAACGAAAATGCAAAGGCGGAAGCATTGAACTTAGCTAACACGGATTCCCAATATTTAACACCAACTTCAGGATCCCCCTTAAGAGGTTTAATTCAAGATCACATTTCGGCTGGTGTCTGGTTGACAAGCAAAGATGCTTTCTTTACAAGAGAGActtatcaacaattaattTACGGCTGTATTCGTCCAGAAGATGGACATACAACAAATAGTAGAATAATTACTGTTCCACCAACAATTTTCAAGCCTCAACCATTATGGACTGGTAAACAAGTCATTACAACCATtcttttaaatattaaacCAGATAATGTTCCAGGTGTTAACTTGAGGTCtaaaaataagattaaGAATGAATACTGGGGCGAAGGTTCTACCGAAAATGAAGTTATCTTCAAGAATGGTGAATTATTGTGTGGTATCTTAGATAAATCGCAATATGGTGCCTCTCAATTTGGTATCGTTCACTCATTGCACGAAGTTTACGGACCAACTGTTGCCGGAAAAGCATTATCTGTTTTGGGTAGATTATTTACCAACTATATTATGATGACGGCGTTCACTTGTGGTATGGACGATTTGCGTTTGACTTCCGATGGTAACAAATGGAGACGCGATATTTTAAAGCAATCTGTTGATATTGGTAGAGCTACTGCTGCAGAAGTTACTAATTTGGAAAAGGATACAGCTAATAATGACAAGGAATTATTAAGACgtcttgaagaaattttacGTGATGATAATAAGTTAGGTATTTTAGATGCCGTGACACAATCTAAGGTCAATACCATTACATCTCAGGTTGTTTCTAAGTGTGTTCCAGGTGGTACCATGAAGCGTTTTCCATACAATTCTATGCAAGCTATGGCTTTGTCGGGTGCAAAAGGTTCAAATGTTAATGTTTCCCAAATTATGTGTTTATTGGGTCAGCAAGCTTTAGAAGGTAGAAGAGTCCCAGTTATGGTTTCTGGTAAAACATTACCATCCTTCAAACCATTTGAGACTGATGCAAGAGCAGGTGGTTATATTAAGGGACGTTTCTATTCTGGTATCAGACCTCAAGAATATTACTTCCATTGTATGGCAGGGCGTGAAGGTTTAATTGATACTGCTGTTAAAACTTCTAGATCTGGTTACTTACAACGTTGTTTAACAAAACAATTAGAAGGTGTCCATGTCAGTTACGATAACTCTGTCAGAGATGGTGATGGAACTttgattcaattcttgTACGGTGGTGATGCTATTGATACTACCAAGCAATCACAtatgaatgaatttaaattctGTATGGAAAATTATGATGCTTTATTAGCCAAATATAATCCTGgtgaattttcaaatcatttagATACCGAACTGGCATTACTGTACGCTAAGAAGGTTCGtaagaatatgaaaaagCAAAAGAAATTCCCACACTATGAGCAAACTAACAAGTATGATCCAGTGTTATCTGTTTATAATCCATCTAAATATTTGGGAGCTGTTTCCGAAACTTTCCAAGACAAATTAGATGATTTCGTAAGTGAAAAtccatcattattttcatctaaGGATAAGAAGAGTGATTCTCCTTCATTGAGTGAAAAGAAATTCCGTGCTTTGATGCAATTGAAGTATATGAGATCAGTAATTAACCCAGGTGAATCTGTTGGTATTATTGCTTCTCAATCTATCGGTGAACCATCGACTCAAATGACCTTAAATACCTTCCATTTTGCAGGTCACGGTGCTGCTAATGTCACATTAGGTATTCCACGTATGAGAGAAATTATCATGACTGCGTCTGCTGCTATAAAAACTCCTCAGATGACATTACCAATATTAGATGATGTTACTGATTCACAAGCAGACTCGTTTTGTAAATCTGCCGCTAAGGTTGTATTGtctgaatttattgataagatTTTAGTTACTGAAAGTACTGGTTCTTCAGGATCTGGTGACAGTTCAAGATCTTATACAATCAACATGAGATTCTATTCACGTAAAGAGTATGAACAAGAATATGATATCACCCAACAACACTTAGAAACTGTTGTTACCGATAAGTTCTTGGACGCATTAGAAGCTCAAGTTGTTAAGGAAGTTAAGAAGCAACGTAAGCCAGACGCCTTACCTACAGTTGGTGCAGCCGTACCAAAGTCTCAGACTGATTTAGCTATCAGCAGCGGTACTAGTATACCAACTGAAAATGAAGACGGATCGGCTTCAGATGAAAAACATTCTAACAGTAAGCAAGCGGTTTCATATGAAGAACctgatgatgacgaaatTGAAACCATGAAAAAGGCCGAAGAAACATCTGATGAAGACATGGaagattcttcttcgtctgaTGATTCATCTGATGAAGAATCcgatgaagaaatgaagCCAGAAGAAGTAACCAGAAGAGAACCAAAGACTTTGTCAAGAAGCGCTAAAGATCGTCAATCTGAAGTTATATCGTCACATAACTTAATAAGTAAATTCAACTTTGATGATGACAATGGTGAATGGTGTGAATTCAAGTTGGACTTGTCTGGGGACTCTCAGAAATTATTGATGGTTaatattgttgaagaaatttgtCGTAAGGTTGTTGTTAgagaaatttcaagaatCGGTCGTTGTCTTCATCCGCAACCAGAAGTAGGTGGAAAGCGTATATTGACCACTGAAGGTGTTAATTTCCAAGCCATGTGGGACCAAGATGATTTCATTAACGTCAATAGTATATCCTCGAATGATATTGCTGCTGTCTTGCGCACATACGGTGTTGAAGCTGCTAGAAATACTATTGTCAATGAAGTCCAGAATGTTTTCGACAGATATGCTATTGCCGTTTCATCTCGTCATCTTGATTTAATTGGTGATATGATGACGAGAGAAGGTACTTACTTAGCGTTTAATAGACAAGGTATTGATTCTTCAACATCTGCATTTATGAAAATGTCATATGAAACCACTTGTCAATTCTTAACCAAGGCGGTCTTGGATGGTGAAAGAGAAGACTTAGAAAGTCCAAGTGCAAGAATTGTTATGGGTAAATTATCAAACGTTGGTACTGGGTCGTTCGATGTTTTAGCCCGTATGCCAAAATGTTAA
- a CDS encoding DEHA2C10604p (weakly similar to uniprot|Q07540 Saccharomyces cerevisiae YDL120W YFH1): protein MFRQVLKVSHRRVVPSIARTTRLVPVLRRPSPNLCISTRSYAFSTEGEAFDDKVDSLSLGQYNNISNEYLETLADELEMLSEDYPQIDCELTQGVMTLSVPPNGTYVINKQPPNKQIWLSSPISGPKRYDLIGGKWITLRDGSALTTLLEEEISVALEGAFHFEGIEN from the coding sequence ATGTTTAGACAGGTATTGAAAGTTTCCCATAGAAGAGTTGTACCCTCTATTGCTCGTACAACCAGACTTGTTCCCGTCTTACGCAGGCCAAGTCCTAATTTGTGTATCTCCACCAGATCATATGCTTTTTCCACCGAAGGAGAAGCTTTTGATGATAAGGTGGATTCCTTATCGTTAGgacaatataataatatttccaATGAATACTTGGAAACGTTAGCTGATGAGTTAGAAATGTTATCAGAAGATTATCCTCAGATTGACTGTGAATTAACGCAAGGTGTCATGACCTTATCAGTGCCACCAAACGGCACTTACGTTATTAACAAACAGCCACCAAACAAGCAAATTTGGTTGAGCAGTCCAATAAGTGGACCTAAAAGGTACGATTTGATAGGTGGTAAATGGATCACGTTGAGAGATGGGTCTGCTTTGACAACCCTCctagaagaagaaatatcagtTGCATTAGAAGGGGCATTCCACTTCGAGGGCATTGAAAACTAA